The window GGCGGCCGCACCTGGCGGCTCGGGTTCACGACCGGCGGCCACGACGGCGTGACCAACGCCAACGAGACCACCGCCACCCAGCTCACCGACGGCCGGCTGTACTTCAGCTCCCGCGACCAGAACGGCAGCGCTCCCGGGAACCGCCTGGACACCTACTCCGGCGACGGCGGCGCCACCCTCGACCGCCCCTACGCCGCCCAGCCCACCCTGGACGACGTGCCCATGGTCGAGGGCAGCGTCCTGCAACTCGACGGCCCGGACCGGAGGTTGCTGTTCTCGGCGCCCTCCGTGCCGACGGCCCGCCGCGCCATGGCGCTCTGGTCCAGCGCCGACGCCGGCCGCACCTTCACCAGGCTGCTCACCGTCTCGGACCGGCCGGCCGCCTACTCGGACCTGGTGCCGCTCGGCGACGGCACGCTCGGCATCCTCTACGAGACCGGCACCACCGGCCCCTACGACGGCATCGAGTTCCGCAGACTTCGCCTGGCCTAGGGGGTTCGTTCGGACCGGGGCGGGCCCGGGCTGATCCGGACGACGCCCCCTAGAGCAGTCCGGCCGCCGCCAGGTGCTTGCCGATGCGCTCGACCTCCTCGCCCGACAGCGGGACCTGCGGCTCCGCCGTCACCGGGCAGTCGATGATCCCGCGCAGATGCAACGCCGCCTTGAACGCGCCCAGTGCCGCCGAACTGCCGCCCATCCGGGCGGGATCGCCGACGGCGGTGACGGCGAACAGTGCGCACAGCCGCTCCTGCTCGGTCCGCGCGCCCTCCCAGTCGCCGGCCCGGCACTGGCGGTAGAGGCGGACATAGCCGTGCGGGTCGACGTTGGCGAGGCCCGGCACGGCACCGTCGGCGCCCAGCGCGAGCGCGGAGTCGGCGATCAGCTCCGAGCCGGTCAGCACGCTGAACCCGGCGTGGCCGCGGGCGCCGGTGACGAGCTCCCGGAAGGCCGCCAGGTCCCCGCTGGAGTCCTTGATCCCGGTCAGCACGCCGTCCCCGGCGAGCCCCAGCACCAGGTCGGCGGGGAGCTTGGTGTGCACGGCCACGGGGATGTCGTAGGCGATCACCGGGACGGGGCTGACGGCGGCGATCCGGCGGTAGTGGTGGACGATCTCCGCGCGGTGGGTGCGGGCGTAGAACGGTGCGGTGACGACGACGGCCTGCGCGCCGGCCGCGGTGACCGCCGTGACGTGGTCCAGGACGCGCGGGGTGGTCATGTCGATGGCCCCGGCCAGGACCGGCAGCTGACCGGCCACGTGCGCCGTCACGGCCGCCACGACCTGGGCCCGCTGCCGGTCCGTCAGGAAGGCCGCCTCCGACGTCGAGCCGAGCAGGAACAGCCCGTGCACCCCCGCCTCCACCAGGTGGTCGACCAGCCGGAGCAGCGAGCGCAGGTCCACCTCGCGCTCCGGCGTCAGGGGGGTGCAGACGGGCGGGACGACACCGGTCAGCGGGGCGGGGAAGGTCATTCAGGGCTCCTGGCGTGCTAGGTCTCGGGTCGGCAGGTCCTCCTGGACAGGATGGTGACAGCGGAACCGGTGTCCGGGGCGTGACGCGGCCGAGAAGTCCGGCATCGCCCCGGCGCACACGTCGTCGGCCTTCCAGCAGCGGGTGCGGAACGCGCAGCCGCTCGGCGGGCGGGTCGCGGACGGCACCGGCCCGGTCAGCGGGATCGGGTCGACCGGGTCCAGCAGGCCCGGCGTGGCGGAGAACAGGGCGCGGGTGTACGGGTGCCGGGCGCTGTCGGTGACCCGGTCGGCCGGGGTCTCCTCCACGATCCGGCCCAGGTACATGGTGATCACCCGGTCGCTCATCCGCCGGACCGTCTGGATGTCGTGGCTGACGAACACCAGGGCGAGCCCCAGGCGGTCCTTCAGGTCCAGCAGCAGGTTCAGGATCTGCGCGCGGACCGAGACGTCCAGGGCACTGGTCGGCTCGTCGGCGATCACCAGGGCCGGGTCCAGGGCGAGCGCCCGGGCGATCGCGACGCGCTGCCGCTGCCCGCCCGACAGCTGCCCCGGCAGGGCGTCCGCGAGGGCGCCGGGCAGCCCCACCAGAGCCATCAACTCGCGGACCCGGTCCTCCCGTTCGGCGCGGGTGCCGCGGCCGTGGACGTCCAGCGGGTCGCGCAGGACACGGCCGACCGGCAGCCGGCGGTTCAGGGCGGTCGACGGGTCCTGGAAGATCATGCCGGTGCCCGCGCCGACCGTGGTCCGGCGTTCGGCGGGCGGCATCGACCACAGCTCGCGGCCCCGGTACGACACCGTCCCCGACGTCGGCCGCTGGATGCCCACGAGCACCTTCGCCAGCGTCGACTTGCCGCACCCCGACTCCCCGACCACCCCGACCGTCTCACCGGCGCCCACCGTGAGATCGGCACCGGTCAGGGCGTACACCCGGTCACGGGTGAACAGGCCCCCGCTCCGCGCCCTGTGGACGACGTGCGCATCCCGGACTTCGACGACAGCGGTCACTGCAGGGCCTCCTCGCTCTCCGCCGACGTCAGCGCGACCGCCGGGTGGTGGCAGGCCGCCGTGTGCCCGGGCGGACCCGTGAGGACCGGCGCGGTCGCGTGGCACACCTGGGTCGCCAGCGGACAGCGGTCGGCGAACCGGCAGCCCGCCGGGAAGTCCGCCGGGGCGGGGACGACGCCCTTGATCTGCGTCATCCGCTCCTCGGCCGACTCCAGCGAGAGCACGCTGCCGAGCAGCCCGCGCGTGTAGTGGTGGGCCGGCGCCGCCACCAGCTCGGCGGTCGTCCCGCTCTCCACGATCTGCCCGCCGTACATCACCACCACCCGGTCGGTGACGTCGGCGACCAGCGCCAGATCGTGCGAGACCAGGATCAGGGCGAAGCCCAGCTCCGCGCGCAGCCGCAGCAGCAGCTCCATGACCTGCGCCTGCACGGTGACGTCCAGCGCGGTCGTCGGCTCGTCGGCGACGATCAGACCCGGCTCGCGGGAGAGGGCCATGGCGATCAGCACCCGCTGGCGCTGGCCGCCGGAGAGTTCGTGCGGATAGCTGCGCAGGGTGCGCTCCGGGTCCAGGCCGACCAGCGTCAGCAGTTCCCGCGGGCTGCGCCGGCCCCCGCGGCGGACGAGCTGCTTCAGCTGCGCCCGCACGGTCATGGCCGGGTTCAGGGAGGACAGGGCGTCCTGGTGCACCATCGCCATCTCGTGGCCGAGCAGCCGCCGCCGGACCCGCATCGGCTCGGCGAGCAGATCGCGCCGACGGAAGCGGATCTGGCCGCCGACGCGCGCGCTCCCCGGCTGGAGCCCCATCACCGTGAGCGCGGTCAGCGACTTCCCGCACCCCGACTCGCCCACCAGGCCCAGCACTTCGCCCGGGTACACCTCGAAGCCGACTCCGGCGACGACGTCCACGCCCCGGTGCCGGTCCGGGAAGCCGATGGTGAGGTTCTCCACCGCCAGCACCGGCGGCCCGCCACGGTCGGGCAGCGGCCGGGCGCGGGCGCGCAGCCGCCGGGCGGCCTCCGTCAGGCCGGGCAGCGGGAGCACCTCGCCACCGCCCGGCTCCGCCGTCCGGAGCCGGTCCTCGGGCACCGCGACCTCCCGGGGGGCCGGTGCCGCCCACGCGTCGGACACCCCCTCGGAGAGGATGTTCAGCGCCAGCACGGTGAGCAGGATCAGCAGGCCCGGGAAGACGGTGGCCCACCAGCCGCCGGTCAGCACCATGTTCTTGCCGTCGGCGATGACACTGCCCCAGGACGGGTCGGGGGGCCGTACGCCCGCGCCGATGAAGGACAGCGACGCCTCGAAGACGATCGCCTCGGCCACCTGGACCGTGCAGAACACCAGCACGGGGGCCGCGCAGTTGACGGCCACGTGGCGCAGCACGATGTGCGGGGTCCGGGCGCCGATGACCCGCTCGGCGGTGACGTAGTCCTCGCCGTACTGGTCGAGGACGTTGGCCCGTACGACCCGGGCCACGGGCGGGGTGAACAGGAAGGCGATGGCGCAGATCAGCACGCCGATGCCGCCGCCGAACACGGCCACCAGCACGGCCGCCAGCGCGATGCCCGGGAACGCCATCACCACGTCCAGGCAGCGCATCAGCGTCTCGTCGGCCGCCTTGCGGGAGGTCGCCGCGAGGGTGCCGAGCAGCGCGCCGGCGACCAGGGCGAGCGCGGTGGCGCCCAGCCCGATCGCCAGCGACCAGCGGGCGCCGTACATCAGCCGGCTGAGGATGTCCCGGCCGAGGCTGTCCTGGCCCATCCAGTGCGCGCCCGACGGGTGGCCGGTGCCGTCCACCGGGTCCTGCTGGTCGAGCGGATCGTCCGGGGCCAGCAGGGGAGCGAGGACGGCGACCAGGACGACGCAGCCCAGGAAGCAGACCGCGATCCGGGACGGCAGCGGCAGCCGGCGCCGGCCGCGCAGCCGGACGCCGGGCCGCGAGAGCCGTTCGGCAAGACGCGCGCGCGTGACCATCAGGCCGCCCTCAGACGTGGGTTGACCAGCAGATACAGGATGTCGATGGCGAGGTTGACGACGACGAACCCGGTGGCGGTGGTGAGCACCACCCCCTGCACCACCGCCGGATCGCCGTTCTGCACGGCGTCGATCATCAGCTTGCCCATGCCGGGCAGCGAGAAGATCGTCTCGATGACGACGGCACCGCCGAGGAGGTAGCCGACGCGCAGACCCAGCACGGTCAGCGGGTTGACCAGCGCGTTCCTGAGGACGTTCCGGCCGACCACGACCCGCGGCGGCAGCCCGCCGCCGATCGCCGTGCGGACGTAGTCCTTGTCCAGCTCCTCCACCACCGACGTCCGGACGATCCGGGTGAGCTGGGCGGCCACCGGCAGTGAGAGGGCGAAGGCGGGCAGCGCCATGGTCCTCAGCCAGCCGGTGACCGAGTCGGCCGGGTTGATGTACCCCCCGGTCGGGAACCAGCCCCGTTCCACCGCCAGGTACTGGATCATCAGCAGCGCCAGCCAGAACCCGGGGGCGGCGACCCCGACCAGCGAGACGACCCGGACGACCTGGTCCGGCACCCGGTCCCGGTGGACGGCCGCCGTGACCCCGCCGGCCAGCGCCAGCACCACCGCGATGCCCAGGCCCAGGAAGGTCAGCTGGAGGGTGAGCGGCAGCGCGGTGGTCACCTGGTCGACGACCGGGGCCCGGGTCAGGGCGCTGGTGCCGAGGTCGCCGTGCAGCAGGTCGCCGACGAAGTGGGCGTACCGCACGGGCAGCGGATCCAGCAGCCCGTTGCGCTCCCGGAAGTCGTGCAGCTGCCGCGGGGTGGGATTGGCGCCCTGGAAGAACGCGGACGCCGGGTCCACGTCGGAGAACCGCATCACCAGGAACACGAACAGCACGATGCCGAGCAGCAGCGGTACCAGCAGGGCGACACGGCGCAGCAGGATCCGTACGACGGCCGTCATGCCGTCAGACCCACGCGGCCTGAAGGAGGTTGACGCCCGGGTAGGGCTGCGCCCTTATGCCGGTGAGCCGGCGCGGGTCCCAGGCCGTCATCAGCTCGTTGTGCACCACCGGGTACAGCACGGCCTGCTCGGCGACGACGTCGATGTAGTCCTGGATCATCGCCGTCTTCCGCGCGGGGTCCGGCTCCCGGGTCGCCCGGTCCATGTCCTTGAACAGCTTCCTCGCGACGGGGTCGCCGGCCCAGCGGGTGTACTGCATCCACAGGTTCTGGGGGCCGTAGTTGTAGTGCATGATCAGGTCGGCGTCGAGTCCGAACTGGTTCGGGTTGGAGGCCGCCGCCACCACCTGGTAGTCCCGCTTCTGGTCCATCTTGGTGAACACGGCCGTGGTCTCCTGCGGCGCGAGGGTCGTCTCCACGCCGATCGCGTCCCAGGAGGCCTTCACGGTCGGCAGGCAGTCGACGATCCAGCTGACGTTCACGGCCAGGATCTCGACCTTGAGGTCCGTGGCCCCGGCGGCCTTCAGCAGCGCCTTCGCCCTGGCGGGGTCGTGGTCGTAGACCGTCCTGGCGCGCCGGTGGCAGGGGTTGTTCTCGTCGAGGAACGACGTCGCCGGCCGGCCGTGCCCCTTCAGGGCGACCCGCACCATCTTCTCGGTGTCGATGGCGTAGTGCAGGGCCTGGCGGACCCGCACGTCGTCGAAGGGCTTGTGCGCGGTGTTGAACATCAGGAAGAGGTTGTTCATCCCGGCGCCGCCCGCGACCGTCAGGCCGCCCTGTTCCAGCCGGGGGACGTTGGCGTAGGGGATGTTGTCGGCGATCTGGGCGCCCGCGCCGGTCCCGGAGATCTTCGCGACGCGTGAGGCCGCGTCCACGATGGTCAGCCAGTTCATCCGCTTGAAGGCCGGCCTGCGCGGGCCGTTGTAGCCGGGATACGCCTCGAAGGTGGTGTTGGACTTCGGGTGGTGCGCGGTCTGCCGGTACGGGCCCGAGCCGACCGCCAGCCCCTTGATCGCCTCGTCCCAGGCGCCGGGCCGGGAGAACACGTGCCGGGGCATGATCTTGGCCAGCGTGAGCCGCGAGAGCCCGTCCGGGAAGGGGAACTTGAGCACCAGCTCGACCGTGCGGGAGTCGACGGCGCGGACCTTCTCCAGCCAGCCGGCGAAGAAGCCCTTGGCCAGCGTCTGGGTGTGCGGGTCCAGTAGCCGGTCGAAGACGAACACGACGTCGTCGGCGGTGACGGGCTTGCCGTCGTGGAAGGTGGCCCCGGAGCGCAGGGTGAACCGCCAGGTGGTGTCGCCCGGGTCGGCCGGCACCCGGGTGCCGAGCGCAGGGTACGGCTTCCGGGAGATCGGGTCGGTGTCCAGCAGCCCTTCGTAGACGTGGTTGTTGGCGGCCATCGCGAACGCCGACGCCGTCTGCGTCGGGTCCCAGCTGCCGTCGTTGCCGTACCCGATCACCGCGGTCAGCGTGCGGTCGCGGCCGCTGCCGCCGCTGCCGGTGTCGTTCGTGGATTCCGGCCCCGCGGAACAGGCGGCCAGCGCGGGCGGCAGCAGGGCGGCCCCGCCCAGCGCGCCGGTGAGCTTGAGGAACTGCCGGCGCCGCGGTGCCGGTAGGTCGGGGGTCACGTCGTCGCGCACGGGTCCTCCAGCGAGTGGGAGAGGGGAGGGGCGGGAGATACGACGTCCAACGTCCTACGTCCGATTTCGGTAGCGCGACCATAGGTAAGCCCCCGGGGGCGGTCAAGAGAGCACGCACGAATGGCGTAGCCGCCGGAGGTGGGGACCGCCGGCGCGCACGCGGGTGCGGGCGGCCGCGGAGTGTAGGGGCGGAGCGTCACCGGGGATGAACGAAGCGTGAAACCCGTCGGGGGCGGGCAGCCACCGTGAGGGCGCGACACCACCACACATCCCGCGCCGTGTGCCGGGGGAGGCGGAGGAGACGTTGGGGGAATCGCAGCCGCCCGTCGGCACCCATGTCGTGGACACGGACACCGGGCGGGCCGGGATCGTCATGGGTCACGAGGGCCCCTACGTCCAGCTGAGGCCCCCCGGCGGCGGCCGCGAATGGGACGCCGAACCCGGCGCCGTCCGCCGGACGGTCCCCGGCGAACGGGCCGGCGCCGAGGCGGCACACCCCGAGGCCGGCGACGAGCCTCCCTGACCGGGCGCCCCCGCCTGGGCCGACCCCGTCATGGCCGCCCGGGCCATGGGCGAGAATGGGGGGCATGAGTCTGTTCCGCGACGACGGCATCGTGCTGCGCACCCAGAAGCTGGGTGAGGCGGACCGGATCATCACGCTGCTCACACGCGGTCACGGACGGGTACGCGCGGTGGCCCGCGGGGTGCGGCGCACCAAGTCGAAGTTCGGGGCCCGGCTGGAGCCCTTCTCCCACGTGGACGTGCAGTTCTTCGCCCGCGGCAGCGAACTGGTCGGGCGCGGACTGCCGCTGTGCACCCAGAGCGAGACCATCGCCCCGTACGGCGGCGGGATCGTCGCCGACTACGGCCGCTACACCGCCGGCACGGCCATGCTGGAGACCGCCGAGCGGTTCACCGACCACGAGGGCGAGCCGGCCGTCCAGCAGTACCTGCTGCTGGTGGGTGCCCTGCGCACACTCGCCCGGGGCGAGCACGCCCCGCACCTCGTCCTGGACGCCTTCCTGCTGCGCTCCCTCGCCGTCAACGGCTACGCCCCCAGCTTCGGCGACTGCGCGAAGTGCGGCATGCCCGGCCCGAACCGCTTCTTCTCGGTGGCCTCCGGCGGCTCCGTCTGCGTCGACTGCCGGGTGCCCGGCAGCGTCGTACCGTCCCCGCAGACCCTGGTGCTGCTCGGAGCGCTGCTTACGGGAGACTGGGAGACGGCGGACGCGTGCGAGGCGCGGTACGTCCGCGAGGGCAGCGGGCTGGTGTCCGCCTACCTGCACTGGCATCTGGAGCGCGGACTGCGCTCGCTGCGCTACGTCGAGAAGTCGTAGCGGAATTCCTGGATCGCAGAGGGAGACGAGAAGCACATGGTGGTACGCGGGATCCTCGGACGCCAGCGGCGCGACTTCAAGGCGCCGGAGCCGCACCCGTCGGGGGCCCGTGCGCCGAAGCTCCCCGGCGAGCTGGTCCCGAACCACGTGGCGATCGTCATGGACGGCAACGGCCGCTGGGCGAAGGAGCGGGGACTCCCGCGCACCGAGGGGCACAAGGTGGGCGCCGAGCGGGTGCTCGACGTCCTCCAGGGCTCCATCGAGATCGGTGTGCGCAACATCTCCCTGTACGCCTTCTCCACCGAGAACTGGAAGCGTTCGCCCGACGAGGTCCGCTTCCTGATGAACTTCAACCGGGACTTCATCCGCAAGACCCGTGACCAGCTCGACGCCCTCGGCATCCGGGTGCGCTGGGTGGGCCGGATGCCCAAGCTGTGGAAGTCGGTCGCCAAGGAGCTCCAGATCGCCCAGGAGCAGACCAAGGGCAACGACCTGCTCACGCTGTACTTCTGCATGAACTACGGCGGACGGGCCGAGATCGCCGACGCGGCGCAGGCCCTCGCGGAGGACGTGAAGGCGGGCCGCCTCGACCCGTCCAAGGTCAACGAGAAGACGCTCCAGAAGTACCTGTACTACCCGGACATGCCGGACGTCGACCTGTTCCTGCGCCCGAGCGGTGAGCAGCGCACCTCCAACTACCTGCTCTGGCAGAGCGCGTACGCCGAGATGGTGTTCCAGGACGTGCTGTGGCCGGACTTCGACCGGCGCGACCTGTGGCGGGCCTGCATGGAGTTCGCCTCCCGGGACCGGCGCTTCGGCGGGGCCGTCCCGAACGAGGAACTGCTCGCCATGGAAGCCGCCATGAAGGGCGAGTCCACCTCGTAGCCACCGTGGGTTCACGCGGGCCGCCGAGGATGCGGGACTCATGAGACGTCTCACCCCTGTCCTCGCCCTCGGCGCCCTGCTGCTCACCGCGCTGCCCGCGCACGCGGCCGACGGCCCCGCGCACCGCGAGAGCTACGGCACGAAGGCGCCGTACGCGCCCCAGCAGAACCCGCGCACCTACCAGCGGCCCCCGGCCGGTTTCGAGCCCGTCCTCACGGAGAACGTCTCCCGGCACGGCTCCCGTGCCGCGACCGACGGCGAGGACGCCGACCTCGTCCTCGCGCTGTGGGACGAGGCCGAGGCCGCCGGACAACTGACCCGCCGCGGCGAGGAGTTCGGGCCGACGGTCCGCGCCCTGCAGGCCGCCATGGCGAAGGTCGGCTACGGCAACCTCAGCGGGCGCGGGCGGCAGGAGAT of the Streptomyces sp. 1222.5 genome contains:
- a CDS encoding dihydrodipicolinate synthase family protein, with product MTFPAPLTGVVPPVCTPLTPEREVDLRSLLRLVDHLVEAGVHGLFLLGSTSEAAFLTDRQRAQVVAAVTAHVAGQLPVLAGAIDMTTPRVLDHVTAVTAAGAQAVVVTAPFYARTHRAEIVHHYRRIAAVSPVPVIAYDIPVAVHTKLPADLVLGLAGDGVLTGIKDSSGDLAAFRELVTGARGHAGFSVLTGSELIADSALALGADGAVPGLANVDPHGYVRLYRQCRAGDWEGARTEQERLCALFAVTAVGDPARMGGSSAALGAFKAALHLRGIIDCPVTAEPQVPLSGEEVERIGKHLAAAGLL
- a CDS encoding ABC transporter ATP-binding protein, which gives rise to MTAVVEVRDAHVVHRARSGGLFTRDRVYALTGADLTVGAGETVGVVGESGCGKSTLAKVLVGIQRPTSGTVSYRGRELWSMPPAERRTTVGAGTGMIFQDPSTALNRRLPVGRVLRDPLDVHGRGTRAEREDRVRELMALVGLPGALADALPGQLSGGQRQRVAIARALALDPALVIADEPTSALDVSVRAQILNLLLDLKDRLGLALVFVSHDIQTVRRMSDRVITMYLGRIVEETPADRVTDSARHPYTRALFSATPGLLDPVDPIPLTGPVPSATRPPSGCAFRTRCWKADDVCAGAMPDFSAASRPGHRFRCHHPVQEDLPTRDLARQEP
- a CDS encoding dipeptide/oligopeptide/nickel ABC transporter permease/ATP-binding protein — its product is MVTRARLAERLSRPGVRLRGRRRLPLPSRIAVCFLGCVVLVAVLAPLLAPDDPLDQQDPVDGTGHPSGAHWMGQDSLGRDILSRLMYGARWSLAIGLGATALALVAGALLGTLAATSRKAADETLMRCLDVVMAFPGIALAAVLVAVFGGGIGVLICAIAFLFTPPVARVVRANVLDQYGEDYVTAERVIGARTPHIVLRHVAVNCAAPVLVFCTVQVAEAIVFEASLSFIGAGVRPPDPSWGSVIADGKNMVLTGGWWATVFPGLLILLTVLALNILSEGVSDAWAAPAPREVAVPEDRLRTAEPGGGEVLPLPGLTEAARRLRARARPLPDRGGPPVLAVENLTIGFPDRHRGVDVVAGVGFEVYPGEVLGLVGESGCGKSLTALTVMGLQPGSARVGGQIRFRRRDLLAEPMRVRRRLLGHEMAMVHQDALSSLNPAMTVRAQLKQLVRRGGRRSPRELLTLVGLDPERTLRSYPHELSGGQRQRVLIAMALSREPGLIVADEPTTALDVTVQAQVMELLLRLRAELGFALILVSHDLALVADVTDRVVVMYGGQIVESGTTAELVAAPAHHYTRGLLGSVLSLESAEERMTQIKGVVPAPADFPAGCRFADRCPLATQVCHATAPVLTGPPGHTAACHHPAVALTSAESEEALQ
- a CDS encoding ABC transporter permease, with the protein product MTAVVRILLRRVALLVPLLLGIVLFVFLVMRFSDVDPASAFFQGANPTPRQLHDFRERNGLLDPLPVRYAHFVGDLLHGDLGTSALTRAPVVDQVTTALPLTLQLTFLGLGIAVVLALAGGVTAAVHRDRVPDQVVRVVSLVGVAAPGFWLALLMIQYLAVERGWFPTGGYINPADSVTGWLRTMALPAFALSLPVAAQLTRIVRTSVVEELDKDYVRTAIGGGLPPRVVVGRNVLRNALVNPLTVLGLRVGYLLGGAVVIETIFSLPGMGKLMIDAVQNGDPAVVQGVVLTTATGFVVVNLAIDILYLLVNPRLRAA
- a CDS encoding ABC transporter substrate-binding protein, producing the protein MRDDVTPDLPAPRRRQFLKLTGALGGAALLPPALAACSAGPESTNDTGSGGSGRDRTLTAVIGYGNDGSWDPTQTASAFAMAANNHVYEGLLDTDPISRKPYPALGTRVPADPGDTTWRFTLRSGATFHDGKPVTADDVVFVFDRLLDPHTQTLAKGFFAGWLEKVRAVDSRTVELVLKFPFPDGLSRLTLAKIMPRHVFSRPGAWDEAIKGLAVGSGPYRQTAHHPKSNTTFEAYPGYNGPRRPAFKRMNWLTIVDAASRVAKISGTGAGAQIADNIPYANVPRLEQGGLTVAGGAGMNNLFLMFNTAHKPFDDVRVRQALHYAIDTEKMVRVALKGHGRPATSFLDENNPCHRRARTVYDHDPARAKALLKAAGATDLKVEILAVNVSWIVDCLPTVKASWDAIGVETTLAPQETTAVFTKMDQKRDYQVVAAASNPNQFGLDADLIMHYNYGPQNLWMQYTRWAGDPVARKLFKDMDRATREPDPARKTAMIQDYIDVVAEQAVLYPVVHNELMTAWDPRRLTGIRAQPYPGVNLLQAAWV
- the recO gene encoding DNA repair protein RecO, which codes for MSLFRDDGIVLRTQKLGEADRIITLLTRGHGRVRAVARGVRRTKSKFGARLEPFSHVDVQFFARGSELVGRGLPLCTQSETIAPYGGGIVADYGRYTAGTAMLETAERFTDHEGEPAVQQYLLLVGALRTLARGEHAPHLVLDAFLLRSLAVNGYAPSFGDCAKCGMPGPNRFFSVASGGSVCVDCRVPGSVVPSPQTLVLLGALLTGDWETADACEARYVREGSGLVSAYLHWHLERGLRSLRYVEKS
- a CDS encoding isoprenyl transferase, yielding MVVRGILGRQRRDFKAPEPHPSGARAPKLPGELVPNHVAIVMDGNGRWAKERGLPRTEGHKVGAERVLDVLQGSIEIGVRNISLYAFSTENWKRSPDEVRFLMNFNRDFIRKTRDQLDALGIRVRWVGRMPKLWKSVAKELQIAQEQTKGNDLLTLYFCMNYGGRAEIADAAQALAEDVKAGRLDPSKVNEKTLQKYLYYPDMPDVDLFLRPSGEQRTSNYLLWQSAYAEMVFQDVLWPDFDRRDLWRACMEFASRDRRFGGAVPNEELLAMEAAMKGESTS